The following coding sequences lie in one Lolium perenne isolate Kyuss_39 chromosome 2, Kyuss_2.0, whole genome shotgun sequence genomic window:
- the LOC127335129 gene encoding cell number regulator 2, with protein MSSLNSNSWTTGLLGCCDDAGSCCLTFFCPCVAFGRIAEIVDQGATSCCVSGTLYLALASLTGMGCLYSCCYRSRLRGHYGLKEKPCADCCVHWFCEPCALCQEYRELQHRGFDMSIGWHANMVRMGKGAPTVAPHINPGMTR; from the exons ATGTCGAGCCTCAACAGCAACTCGTGGACCACCGGCCTCTTGGGCTGCTGCGACGACGCCGGCAGCT GCTGCCTGACCTTCTTCTGCCCGTGCGTGGCCTTCGGGAGGATCGCCGAGATCGTCGACCAGGGAGCCACAT CGTGCTGCGTGAGCGGGACGCTCTACCTGGCGCTGGCCTCGTTGACCGGGATGGGCTGCCTCTACTCCTGCTGCTACCGCTCCAGGCTGCGCGGCCACTACGGCCTCAAGGAGAAGCCATGCGCCGACTGCTGCGTGCACTGGTTCTGCGAGCCATGCGCGCTCTGCCAGGAGTACCGCGAGCTCCAGCACCGCGGCTTCGACATGTCCATCG GGTGGCACGCCAACATGGTGAGGATGGGGAAGGGCGCTCCCACCGTCGCGCCTCACATCAACCCGGGGATGACTCGTTAG